Part of the Rhizoctonia solani chromosome 2, complete sequence genome is shown below.
GCAATATAACACCCAACGCCTCAGCCTTATACTCTTGACCTCAAACTTCTCTTGCAAGGGATCCGGAGCCTGCAATATATTCAGAATTCATGTATAAATTTTTGGGCATGGattgtgttgtacaccactgtaaggtgggtacacgctggtggagttgggcgcttgaggccgtactactacaagcgacacgtatgtaatctaactaagaaggctatactacttccgcttagggcggactactactactaactaatgcagaggggccttaggcctggaggtgtggtgagtcaaaggggtggtgagcgtctgagtactactgggggcctgctacttagctggctgactaatcctcctcaatggatatgagacaaggtaaaattgacttggtgtctccaagcaatttccctgctgtatatatagacaaatctactaactacatgtggtctgtgcgtgtgtgaatagaagcctacatgtgaaaagagaagcgtgctgcggactgcgcagaagcgtggatttctcctaagcgcccttggcacggcatctcggcgcggcatctcggcataaataagcgccgagatcacgtgattgaaaaacaaaagatatcgagtccgtaaaaaatactaaaataacagaaaaatcgtgcgattctgatggtataagttaggaggttgtaacagatTGCCATCAGCTTGGTGGGAACGATGATGGACCCGCTGAGTACCTACTGGGTAGACCGGAAACAGGGACAATGATCGCAGGAGCACAGTGTGGGTCGCAGTTCCTTGCTATAGTACTACTATACCAATgctgtcgtacaccactgtaaggtgggtacgcgctggtggaggcgggcgcttgtggccgtactactacactggcttatgtaatctaactaactaaggctaactactaactaccaagttgcttaaggcgacAACTAACTATTTACTGTTGATGCggaggggcctgaggcctggaggtgtggtaggtcagataagggggtgagtgctactgatactacttggggccggctactcagctggctagctaccttctctaatgtgtaagagacaaggtaaaatcaacttggtgtctccaagcaatttccctgctgtatatatagacaaagcacactatctacatggtctgtgcttgtgagagaaagaagtatctaagacaaatgagaagcgtgctgcgggctgcgcagaagcgtggacttctcctaagcgcccttggcacggcatctcggcgcggcatctcggcatagtaagcgccgagatcacgtgatcgaaaaacaaaagatatccagtccgtaaaaaatactacaaatatcagaaaaatcgtgcgagtccaatggtatatgttaggaggttatgacattgcccccccttaaaggctcttggcggagtcacaagcctttttcagttgtgacttgttgaagcgtttgaTCTCCTCTTGACTATGTTCAAGTagctcctctggttcccatgagttgtccTCAggtccatatcctttccatttgattaagtaaaaccattttccccgttgcctctttgagtcaatgatctgttctaccttgtattcctcttctccctctattgtttcagggggaggttgttccaggaatggttggcttggggattCGTGTACTTTAGATAGCAATCCTACGTAGAACACGTCATGAATTTTCAGAGTTTCCAGTAGCTTGAGGCGGTAAGCGTGACTGGAGACTTTTTCGGTGACTTCGAACGGTCCTAGCCGTTTTGGGTCcagcttgttggagtttgtcctaagttccacgttttttccgtccagccagactttttctccCACAGAATATCTTGGTACCACTCCTCTTGTGCCTGTCATGCGCTCCTTGGTCATTCTGAGTGCTGATTCCGCCTCTTGCCATTCTTGGGCTAGTGTATTGGCCACTTGAtcagcttctgggacgttggcaGGAACGTTGGATGGATTCATGACGGGATTTCTACCataaaccaattcaaaaggGGTTCTTCCGGTGGCGGAGTGCTTTGCGTTATTGTAGGCGTATTCCGCTAGCGGTAACCAGGTAGCCCAGTCCAAGTGGTCGGCGGCAACatatgatctgaggtagaattctatgaactgattcaccctttctgtttggccgtccaattctgggtggtaggctgaggagaaggctggtttgactccaagaCGCTGGTACAgagcccttaggaatttccctgtgaacgttGTTCCCCGGTCCGAGATGGTTTTGACCGGTAATCCGTGTAGTTTCCAAACATGACTAATGAACAAGTCGGCaaggcccttggctgtgaccttctttgtggttgggatgaagtgtccAAACTTCAAGAAGGAGTCGATGACTACTAGTATTGCATCGTGCCCGTTTGACTTAGGGAAGCCCGTAATGAAATCGTAAGAGATGGTATGAAAAGGGAATGGGGGTACTTCTAAAGGTTTGAGGGCAATGGTTGGTGCGTGAGCACGtcgattggcttggcatactgGGCAGCATTTGACCCATTCCTTAGCTGAAGACTTCATACCAGGCCACCAGTAAGACCTGCTGATTAATTCCAGTGTCctttgttgtcctgggtggcCTGCCAGTGGGGAATCGTGGAATTCCTTAAGCAGTCGTTCTTTCAGGggctctgagtctgggactacTAGTTTCCCTCGGTACCATAgaaggtcttcctcccagtcatagtcTCGGTAGGCCTTTCGGATAGAGGGGGGTGCGTTATCAGCGTCTTCTGTCagaaactggatgatgggttctagGGATGGGTCCTCCCTTAGCTTGTTCCGGACTTCGGTGACAATttcaagttcctcttctgatgtgttggcaaataccttggcTGGTAGCATAACCTCTGGCTCCTGGGGTGTATCCGTGTAATCTGATCTCCTGGATAAGGCGTCAGGCTTTCCCaattgtttccctgggcgataatgtatctcaaaattgaaatcactcaggaatacgcgccatctagcatgtcgtcggttgaaggttcttgcctgcatccaatattcaagGTTGCGATGATCTGTGAACACCTGTACTGGTTTGTCCGtggcttccaagaagatcctccattcctccagggctttaatgattgccagtagttccttgtcgtgggtatcatagttggcttcagcaccagagaaggattttgacatatACGCAATCGGATGGAGCCGGTTATCTTCTCCCCTTTGGCTCAATatagctcccatggctacccctgatgcgtctgtctctaggtagtagggtagTTCTGGATTGGAATGGATAAGAACCGGGGATTTGGTGACAAGGGCCTTCAACTCCTGGAATGCGTCTTCCTCTGttttaccccatgaccagggggtttcctttttggtgagattgTGTAGGGGCCGCGCAACCgtgctgaagttgggaatgaaacgtctgaggtagttgacaaaccctaaaaaggcctggacctgttttaCTGTCTTGGGTTGAGGCCATGATGTGACCGCCTCGAccttcttttggtccatggaaaagccggtgggggatatgacaatgccaagataatcaaccgtagtgacgtggaagtggcacttggagagcttgcagaacagctgattcttcatcaatcGGGAGAGGACTTCCCTTACGTGGTTAGGGTGGTCCTTTGGTTTCTCCGAGAAGATTAATATGTCATCCAAATAGatcaccactgtgacgtcaatgaggtctctgaacaggttgttcatgaaatgttggaaggcggctggggcattggtgaggccaaaaggcattacCAGATATTCAAACAGCCCATATTTAGTTCTGAatgccgttttccattcatccccttctttgatcctgatgttgttgtaaccccagcatAGATCTAGCTTTGTGAACATCTTTGCGTGCCTAAGTTTGGCCATCAAGTCGTCTTGCCTAGGGagtgggtagacgttcttgtGCGTGACGTCATTTAGCTTCCTATAGTCAACTACCAGTCTTAGtgagccatctgccttttttacaaacatgactggagcGCCGGCGGACGAGGTACTGGGGCgaatcttgcccgttgctagttccttgtcaatgtgttgcttCAACGCCTTAGATTCCGCATCCgtcatgccgtatatggggccaggggTCAATTTGGcgtctgggacaaggtctatagagatgtcatactccctatgtggagggaggaccttgaattcttcttcgccaaagactttagcaaacttgTGGTACTGCGGGggaaggtctgctaaaggatctgagtccgcttcttcttctgaggcaatttgaacctgttcagggaatgtgactgttccctgttgccaatctaTAAGAGGGGATTCTGATGTaagccaagtcatgcctaaGATAGCCGGAGTGTTGCCAAttgggcaaacaaggaaaggaatggaatgtgtatggccattggccgagaccgcgagatgaacctggtgccatatgcgaccagtctgtgaaattgtaccatctaacattctcacaacttgtggattttcgagttgggtttttgggattttgtactTTTCAACAATGGAGGGGGAAATGAAATTGGATGTTGCTCCGGAATCTATCAGGGTTTTGATGGGGGCCGTCGGGAAGTTTTGCGCTATTAAATCGATGTATAACAGGGGGCgtttatttgaatcaaggGCAATAGATACAAATTCGGAAACAATAGATTCTATAGGCGCGTTTTTTGTAACCAAGGGTTTGACGGTAATCCTTGGTttcagtcttttcccgactcgtCATCAGCTACCTTGGCTACCTCTTTGATGGtagctttccagccattggggcattgtttgatgccgtgtcccttttgaccgcatTTGACGCACAGCCCTGATGCTCGGCGgcaatccctttcctccggggtaacgTAATTGGGATCCtctgataggcggacccgttgggtggtggtagtggtggaagtggtcgcggtgaccggggacttggcaggggccttcttgggttggttctcctcgttttcCCGACGAATGTTGTCTATTTTGACGGAGGCAGCaaatatagcctcaaggTCGTCATCcgggatattgtccttggtggacaggagttccttcaccttccagtgaagaccgcgcacgaactgggcaatgtacgcctcagtgttccaatcaagttctgccataagattgcggaactcggtaacgtactcagacgtagTGGTggtctgagtaagcgcggcaatcttcctggcggctgCCCGTTTGGCGTTGGGGTCGGCGAAtgcctctttgaatttggctgttaaggccgggatagtggtaggggggtttccctcgcccttgatgatggtccctatgatagggagagcccagtcggcagccttatcagtcatgtgataaaggatccacacaaccatttgttcttcttcatcaaattgaTCTTGATGAAGTGCAACCCACAGCAGCATGCGAtccagccactgggttgcctttcttcccctggaGTCCCCTTTGTATGGGTCGGGGAGCTCCATCTTGGGTCGCTTCACGCTagaccctgagtcaaagggggtaagggagctgaggctccgctTAGGCGTGTCGCCAGGCTCTCTCTTAGGGGCCcgcctgggttcttcctcttcttctgagtcaaagcccgttcctcttgatgggcggaagggggccttgagtccaggcctaaccattcctggagtgtgcgcttctccccctgtatgtGTGGGGGGAGTaataggcccagtcgatgggccaggcttggcttgggctccgccctgatcctt
Proteins encoded:
- a CDS encoding Retrotransposable element Tf2 protein, with the translated sequence MNPGKRFAINWVELQLRPLHGIDIWIPVFQSLVMGGTYPPHAVFIIPSTRSGVPHPYSRPTSRSSQRSVAARSQPPSRGPSPPPQHLPGMEPEPTLASLLEAIQTLTSQVGSLQAQIHTQGQQLSELKAICKETNDLVGDKDQGGAQAKPGPSTGPITPPTHTGGEAHTPGMVRPGLKAPFRPSRGTGFDSEEEEEPRRAPKREPGDTPKRSLSSLTPFDSGSSVKRPKMELPDPYKGDSRGRKATQWLDRMLLWVALHQDQFDEEEQMVVWILYHMTDKAADWALPIIGTIIKGEGNPPTTIPALTAKFKEAFADPNAKRAAARKIAALTQTTTTSEYVTEFRNLMAELDWNTEAYIAQFVRGLHWKVKELLSTKDNIPDDDLEAIFAASVKIDNIRRENEENQPKKAPAKSPVTATTSTTTTTQRVRLSEDPNYVTPEERDCRRASGLCVKCGQKGHGIKQCPNGWKATIKEVAKVADDEITVKPLVTKNAPIESIVSEFVSIALDSNKRPLLYIDLIAQNFPTAPIKTLIDSGATSNFISPSIVEKYKIPKTQLENPQVVRMLDGTISQTGRIWHQVHLAVSANGHTHSIPFLVCPIGNTPAILGMTWLTSESPLIDWQQGTVTFPEQVQIASEEEADSDPLADLPPQYHKFAKVFGEEEFKVLPPHREYDISIDLVPDAKLTPGPIYGMTDAESKALKQHIDKELATGKIRPSTSSAGAPVMFVKKADGSLRLVVDYRKLNDVTHKNVYPLPRQDDLMAKLRHAKMFTKLDLCWGYNNIRIKEGDEWKTAFRTKYGLFEYLVMPFGLTNAPAAFQHFMNNLFRDLIDVTVVIYLDDILIFSEKPKDHPNHVREVLSRLMKNQLFCKLSKCHFHVTTVDYLGIVISPTGFSMDQKKVEAVTSWPQPKTVKQVQAFLGFVNYLRRFIPNFSTVARPLHNLTKKETPWSWGKTEEDAFQELKALVTKSPVLIHSNPELPYYLETDASGVAMGAILSQRGEDNRLHPIAYMSKSFSGAEANYDTHDKELLAIIKALEEWRIFLEATDKPVQVFTDHRNLEYWMQARTFNRRHARWRVFLSDFNFEIHYRPGKQLGKPDALSRRSDYTDTPQEPEVMLPAKVFANTSEEELEIVTEVRNKLREDPSLEPIIQFLTEDADNAPPSIRKAYRDYDWEEDLLWYRGKLVVPDSEPLKERLLKEFHDSPLAGHPGQQRTLELISRSYWWPGMKSSAKEWVKCCPVCQANRRAHAPTIALKPLEVPPFPFHTISYDFITGFPKSNGHDAILVVIDSFLKFGHFIPTTKKVTAKGLADLFISHVWKLHGLPVKTISDRGTTFTGKFLRALYQRLGVKPAFSSAYHPELDGQTERVNQFIEFYLRSYVAADHLDWATWLPLAEYAYNNAKHSATGRTPFELVYGRNPVMNPSNVPANVPEADQVANTLAQEWQEAESALRMTKERMTGTRGVVPRYSVGEKVWLDGKNVELRTNSNKLDPKRLGPFEVTEKVSSHAYRLKLLETLKIHDVFYVGLLSKVHESPSQPFLEQPPPETIEGEEEYKVEQIIDSKRQRGKWFYLIKWKGYGPEDNSWEPEELLEHSQEEIKRFNKSQLKKACDSAKSL